In Janthinobacterium sp. B9-8, the genomic stretch AAACGGACTGATCCAGACCGCATCTACCCCCAGCGCGGCGATATAGGGCAATTTGCCGAGCAAGCCCTGCAAATCACCCACGCCATCGGCATTAGCATCTGCAAAGCTGCGTGGATAAACTTGATAGATGACAGCACCACGCCACCATTCACGATCGGTCTTGAGCATGACTCAATCCATTTTAAAATTCCGGGTAAGACCCAGAGGGGTTCAACACGCTAAGCCAGCCTGAACACACCGTTCGGGCTGACTTAGCACTTAAATCTTATTTAAGACTGAGCCAGCACAACTTACCACCACACTTCGGCCTGAGCGCCAAAGGTGAAGCCGCTTTTATCATTGCCAAACGGGCCATTGGCCGATAGCGGGTTGTTCACCGCTTTCAGGCCAGCAGCGTCTTGCGCGGCTTGATCCCACTTGGCGTAAGTTGCAAAAAAGCGCAATTGCGGACGGCTCCAGAAGCCTTTTTCTGGCTGCACGAGGAACGCTGCGGTGGTTTTTAACAGATTACGTGCATCGCCTTCTTCTGGCTTAACACGGTCGTAACCCACTTCAATGGCTGCGCCAAGGTTATTGGTAAACATATACGTCGGGCGCACACCAAACGACATCCAGGTCTGACCCTTGCCTGTCGCAGCTGGGTCCGTTTTTTGCCAGATGGCGGCCATCATTCCGGAATAGCGGCTGTTTTCTGGCTGCCACATCAGTTGCTCAACCACGCGATACGCTTTATCGCCCGAATCGGCGTTTACATTTGGATAACCCGAAGCAAAGCTAGAGATATTGCCCTTGGCGTATTGCAGGGCAATCTTATTAAAGCCGCCAAACACACCGTTTTGGGTGTGCATCAGATTCAGCCCCAAGCCATCGGTGGCCTTACCCTGATCTTTGTCGGCCTTATTGGCAAAGCGCAAATCAATACCCACTGTCAGCTCACCATTGGGATTGACTTTAATGCCCGAAAGGCGGAAATCGTGGCCGGACACGCCAATCTTGCGATCCAAGTTCTCGATGCTGGTATCGGATGTGGTGACGGTGTTCTGACGCCATGCGTAGGCAAATTTAGCGAACCCCACATCCACGTTTTCAATCCCGGCGCCAGGGCCAGAGTTATCCCAGAAATAAAAGTCATTGATGTGCACATCCTGGCGATCATAAAAACGCTTACCCGCCCACAGTTTGCTTTCACCCAAGCCTACGCCTTCGGCCGTAACATACATTTCACGGAAAGCAAACTCGGCAGATTTGCCAGAATCACTTTCCCAATCCTGAAACTGCTTGGCAGAAACCGCCAAACGCGATTCAATTCTAAAGCGTGTGCCGGTTTCTTTTTTCTCAAACACATTACCGCCCACAGCAAATTCGGCGTAAGTTTCGCACTCATTGCCTAGGCGATACTTAGAGCCCGCACCATCTAGCTGAAAACAGGATTGCGATCCGCCACCCGTGGCATTCGAGCCAATACCGCTGCGCGCATAGCCATGAAAATCGACCGGCATCGCGAACGCGCTGGTCACAAAACCTAAGCCACAAACAGCCAGCGCTAGCTGAGCCGATGCAAAAATCTGATTTACTGATTTGAACTTCATCTCATCTCTTCCCTGAATAGGTACGGCTATGCCGCTAAAACGAATAAGCAACCTTGTAGTAAATCAATAAATCGCTACAAAACAGCAAATCATATTGCCAAGGCTGATCAAAAGCGCTTTCAATCCATTGTTTTATTTGTTTTAAACGGTTTGAAAGCGATAAAAACAAAGCCAAACCTGATTTCCAAAGCGGTTTGGATTTGATTTTTCGTAAGTTAATCCAGAGCACTACATGATGTAAACTACATTAATAACCCTATTTACATTATTTAAACGTCATTCAAACAACGGTTATTTCCGAGCATAAACAAGTAAAAGGCAATAAAAATGCCCGCTTCCTTACAAAGGAGACGGGCACTCAACAAAACCGAGCTTATATTCAAAACCAACAACAAATAACACGCAATTCACCAAAAAGCCACAGGCCATTAGCGATTCTAAAAAACATTTTTTGAATCGCTAATGGCCTGTGGGATGGGCAAGATAAAGTGCCTTGCCCATCCTACAAAAGATACCTTGTATAGCTTTGCCACCCAACACAGCTTTAAAATCATCACCAAGCTGCATCTTTAGTTTCTATAATGTTCTGCTTTTTAACTCGGCGAGCTCTGTGTCTACAGATCTTAGGTTTTCCCGGCATTTTAATATTTGGGTTTAACGGCTGCAGCCCAATTAAACCAAACAAGCCTGATCGCTCGTGCCCGGTTGCAATAGGGTTGGCCAAAGCACTTGTAAGGATGCAGGGTCTTCCCCTCTCAGCCTTGCCAGCATCAGCGCAGCCAGTGTGATGCCCGCTTCGCGCGGATCAGGCTGACGGATGGCGGTGATGTTTTGCCCCATGGCCAGCTCTGGTGCAACGCCGCCAAACACAATCAGTGAAATATCCGTACCTGCCCTCAGCTCTGCCTGCCTTAGTGCGGCCAGTACGCCCATGGCAGCCAGATTATTATCTACAATCACCGCCGTAGGCCGCTGGCTGAGCTTAAGCAAACGGTACATTAAAGCTTCACCCATTTGCGCCGTCAGCGCACCTTCTTGTAATAAAGCCGGATCAACGACCACACTAGCAGCTTGCATGGCGGCTACAAAACCTTGCTTACGCTGCATGGCAAAATTAAGTGCGAGAGGGGCTGAGATTAAGGCAATTCGCTGATGCCCCAAGACCAAAAGACGCTCTACTGCTGCCCGTGTACCGGCTTCATTATCGTAATCAAACCAGGGATAAGGTGTATCCATTTGCGAGCGGCCGTGCGCTACAAAAGGAAACTGACACGATTGTAAATAACGTAATCGCTCATCAAACACACAGGTGCGCGCCACAATCAGCCCGTCTACCCGGTGCCCGGCGGTAATGCGCTGATAGGTTTGCAGCTCATTATGGTTATCTGCCGAAATCAGCATCAGATCGATACCTGCATCATTAAACTGATCGGTCATTCCGCCCACAATGGCGTGAAAAACAGGATCGTTTAAATCATTAGGTTGCAGCGGATAAATCATGCCCACGCAATCAGTGCGGCCCAGCGCCAGTTTTCGGGCGGTGCTGTTGGGGCGATAGCCATGGCGCTCTGCCGCTGCAGCCACTTTTGACCGCGTTTTTTCGCTGACATCAGAAAAGCCATTTAAGGCACGGCTTACCGTCGTTGGCGATAAATTCAGTAGCTGAGCCAATTCCCGCAAATTCATTATGTTTTCTGTAAGATTTTGATCATTCAGCTTATACCACGCTGCCCGCCGATTACGCCAGAATTCAAGACGCAAACACAGCCATATTAAAGCATCGTCGCAAAAGTCATGCATCAGGCATACAAAACCAAGATTGGCTGATATTCAGATAAAACAAGAAAGAACCCACGGCTAAGCTTTCCCACAGAAGAAAAACCACGTGGCATTCAGGCTATCAGCCATTTTTTAAGCGTGGCTTGTAGAGCATCGATATTAATCGGCTTAGCTAAAAAATCATCCATACCCGCATCAAGGCACAGCTGGCGATCCTGCTCAAATACGCCTGCACTTAAAGCAATAATGGGGGTGCGCGGGCGATGCGCCGTGATTTCCATCTGCCGAATATGACGTGTTGCTTCAAAGCCATCAATCTCGGGCATTTGGCAATCCATAAAAATCAGGGCAGGCATAACACCAGCGGCAAGCCGCTGAATCGCTTCGCGACCATCTTGAGCCAGCTCCAGTGCGAAACCCAGCTTGGATAAAATCGTTTTTATCACGGTTAAATTGAGCGGATTATCATCAACCACCATGATAGGCAGGGTGCATTTTGCTGCAGGGTTTTCATAAAAAATACTGGAGGGCAAAGCGGCCGGCTCCGAGAAATCCAGCGCTACCCGTACACAAAACCAGAAGCAGGATCCCTTACCCAGCTCGCTCTCAACGCCAACCTCGCCCTCCATCAAGCGAGCCAGCTCACGCACAATAGACAGCCCCAGCCCGCTGCCGCCGTATTTGCGGGTATTGCTATTATCCACTTGAGAGAAAGGCAGAAATAACGCCAATTGCTGCTCCGGGCTAATACCAATACCCGAATCGGAGACTCTGAACATCAGCATGGCATGATCGCCCTCACGCTGGCTTTCATACGCCTCCACCGTGACCGTGCCGGATTCTGTAAATTTCACTGCATTGCCCAGCAAATTAGCCAACATCTGCCGTAAACGTGATGCATCACCCAGATAGCGCGGCCTGTCTGCAGCCTGAAGCCAGTTTCGGCGTACGCTGATATTTTTTTGCATCAGACTATAAGCAAACAATGAAAGCGCATCGTCTAATAACTTTTCCGGCTCAAACACCGCGCTGTTCAACTCAAATTTACCCGCCTCTACTTTGGATAAATCCAGAATATCGTTAAGCAGCGTTAATAAGCTCTGGCCTGATTTCAAAATAATTTGCGCGTAATTCAGCCGTTCTTCTTTTTCCAGATCCTCCAGTAAAAGCAGCTGCGCCATACCCAAAATACCATTTAACGGCGTACGAATTTCATGGCTCATGGTGGCCAGAAACTGGCTTTTTGCATGATTTGCAGCGTCTGCCTCTGCTTTGGCCCGCCGCAAAGCGTCTTCTTGGCTGGCTTTTTCGGCCACGATAGTATTAGACATTTGCATCGCGGCCGAGCGCAGCAGGCTGGCCTGATCGACCAACAGCACCCGGCTTAATTGCGCCATACGCACAAATAAGCCTTTGCCTGTCAGCTGCACATCGCCTTCAGCCGAAAACACAGCATTGGAATAATAAAACGGGCCTAAATCACAGGATAAAACTGCAGCCTGACATGCTGTCAGAATTGCATCAATGCTCATGCCCGGTTGTAATTTTGCTGCGGCAAATTCTTCGGCAAAAACAGCATTCCAATCCTGCAATGCACCGGCCTGATCAAACAAAGAGTAGCTATGCAAACTCACGGCGGACTCAGGCGTAGCCCAGCTGCCGCGCTGCAAGCGCGGTACCTTCAATACGGGCCGCAATTTTAGCGAACGCCGTTTCACGGCTGGTACTGGTGTCATCGCAAAAAGGCGAAAAGCCACAATCATCGGTGGTGGCCAGATAGGGATGCGGAATATACCGCGCGGCTTGCAGCACTCTTTCGCAAACAATCCCGGCTGTTTCAATCTGCGGATCAATCACGTCGATCACCCCCACAAAAATCACCTGATCAGGCTTACGATATTGCTGAATAATTTTTAGCACCCTTTCCGGGTCTTTCTCACAGGCCAGTGCAATATAAAAACACCCTGCTCTTATTTCAAACAAACTGGGGAGTAATTCGGCGTAATCCACGTCAGCGCTATGGGTGGAATCATGATCGCTACCGGCGCAGGTATGGATGCCAATTTTTTGCCGCTCCTCAGGGCTAAACCGATCCAGCAGCATATTATTAATATCAATAAAACTGCGTAAAATCTGCCCGCTTGGGTCAAGCTTTACCGACAAACGCCCCTCGGTAAAATCAAGCTGCACTTTACTTACCCCCTGAGCAAAGCAGCCGCGAATTTCTTTTTCCTGTTCGGCCAATAAATCAGCCACAAATTCATCGCGAGGATAATCAGCGATCCCCTGTGCAGGATAAAGCAAGCTTAAAGCCGAGGCCGAGATAATGGCCTGCTTAAACGGCTTTTGCGTATACCGGCGCGCTAGGCCAATCGTTTCATGCGCAAAACGTGCAAACCGAAAAGGCCCGCTGGTTAAGCGGGGCAGCTGGCGAATATGCCCATCATGAAAAGGAATACACAGGCCATCTGCGGCCATATTGCTATTGCCTTCAACCCCATAGGTTGCAAAGCTGTGGGTTTTACGCTGCTCGCCATCCCCCAGCACAGGCGAGCCAACGGCCTCCAGATTCATGATCGTGTCTTTTACCGCCTCATCATAAAAGACCTCCAGCTCGGCAGCGCTCAGCTCACCCTGATCATGCAAAGACAATGCACGCTGCAATTTTGCCGACCGCGGAATGCTGCCAATCGATTCAGTCTTGATACCCATAAAATGGCACTCCCAAATTTAGCTTCCTTTAGTTTAAGTGAGATACAACTACTTGCATAATTCTTTCCTAATAATTTCACAAAACAAAATACACTGGCATGAAACATCAGGGAAAAGTATTCAATTACGCAATACAAACCCCAAAAATGGTCAGATTAAAGACAGTAAAGTCTGATACCTGCATTCAGTCACTTTGCTGCGCCAAGCAACCGTTACCCGCCATTAAACCCCCATGCAAGTGGTAACAAGCACCTTGCCCACCCGCACCACATCTGCCAGACTGCCCCCTCCTGTCATTGGGGAGTAGCTATCCTTCGCGCAAAGCGAGGGAGGTGGCGTCAACAAACTTGCGGTCTGTGACTGCATGGCGTCATTGATCATCAGCCGGTATAGCAGATGATTCAGCGAGACCTTTGGCCTCGATACGTTTGCCTGCCGGGCAAGCCGTGTCGTTGCGCCATTGGTTTAATTGCTTGCCCGGCATTGTGATTTTGCATGTTACTCACCCTGTTCCTGTTTTTCTCCTCGGCCATTGCCATCTATTTAGCCTGTGATTATTTCGTCAACGCCATTGAATGGTGTGGCCGGCATATGAAGCTGGGCGCGACTGCG encodes the following:
- a CDS encoding 5-methyltetrahydropteroyltriglutamate--homocysteine methyltransferase, whose amino-acid sequence is MGIKTESIGSIPRSAKLQRALSLHDQGELSAAELEVFYDEAVKDTIMNLEAVGSPVLGDGEQRKTHSFATYGVEGNSNMAADGLCIPFHDGHIRQLPRLTSGPFRFARFAHETIGLARRYTQKPFKQAIISASALSLLYPAQGIADYPRDEFVADLLAEQEKEIRGCFAQGVSKVQLDFTEGRLSVKLDPSGQILRSFIDINNMLLDRFSPEERQKIGIHTCAGSDHDSTHSADVDYAELLPSLFEIRAGCFYIALACEKDPERVLKIIQQYRKPDQVIFVGVIDVIDPQIETAGIVCERVLQAARYIPHPYLATTDDCGFSPFCDDTSTSRETAFAKIAARIEGTALAARQLGYA
- a CDS encoding ATP-binding protein; protein product: MRPVLKVPRLQRGSWATPESAVSLHSYSLFDQAGALQDWNAVFAEEFAAAKLQPGMSIDAILTACQAAVLSCDLGPFYYSNAVFSAEGDVQLTGKGLFVRMAQLSRVLLVDQASLLRSAAMQMSNTIVAEKASQEDALRRAKAEADAANHAKSQFLATMSHEIRTPLNGILGMAQLLLLEDLEKEERLNYAQIILKSGQSLLTLLNDILDLSKVEAGKFELNSAVFEPEKLLDDALSLFAYSLMQKNISVRRNWLQAADRPRYLGDASRLRQMLANLLGNAVKFTESGTVTVEAYESQREGDHAMLMFRVSDSGIGISPEQQLALFLPFSQVDNSNTRKYGGSGLGLSIVRELARLMEGEVGVESELGKGSCFWFCVRVALDFSEPAALPSSIFYENPAAKCTLPIMVVDDNPLNLTVIKTILSKLGFALELAQDGREAIQRLAAGVMPALIFMDCQMPEIDGFEATRHIRQMEITAHRPRTPIIALSAGVFEQDRQLCLDAGMDDFLAKPINIDALQATLKKWLIA
- a CDS encoding substrate-binding domain-containing protein → MNLRELAQLLNLSPTTVSRALNGFSDVSEKTRSKVAAAAERHGYRPNSTARKLALGRTDCVGMIYPLQPNDLNDPVFHAIVGGMTDQFNDAGIDLMLISADNHNELQTYQRITAGHRVDGLIVARTCVFDERLRYLQSCQFPFVAHGRSQMDTPYPWFDYDNEAGTRAAVERLLVLGHQRIALISAPLALNFAMQRKQGFVAAMQAASVVVDPALLQEGALTAQMGEALMYRLLKLSQRPTAVIVDNNLAAMGVLAALRQAELRAGTDISLIVFGGVAPELAMGQNITAIRQPDPREAGITLAALMLARLRGEDPASLQVLWPTLLQPGTSDQACLV
- a CDS encoding maltoporin, producing the protein MKFKSVNQIFASAQLALAVCGLGFVTSAFAMPVDFHGYARSGIGSNATGGGSQSCFQLDGAGSKYRLGNECETYAEFAVGGNVFEKKETGTRFRIESRLAVSAKQFQDWESDSGKSAEFAFREMYVTAEGVGLGESKLWAGKRFYDRQDVHINDFYFWDNSGPGAGIENVDVGFAKFAYAWRQNTVTTSDTSIENLDRKIGVSGHDFRLSGIKVNPNGELTVGIDLRFANKADKDQGKATDGLGLNLMHTQNGVFGGFNKIALQYAKGNISSFASGYPNVNADSGDKAYRVVEQLMWQPENSRYSGMMAAIWQKTDPAATGKGQTWMSFGVRPTYMFTNNLGAAIEVGYDRVKPEEGDARNLLKTTAAFLVQPEKGFWSRPQLRFFATYAKWDQAAQDAAGLKAVNNPLSANGPFGNDKSGFTFGAQAEVWW